The sequence below is a genomic window from Acidimicrobiia bacterium.
GGTGCCGATCGCCCACGCCCTCGTAGCGATCCCGTTCGTAGTCCGAACCACGGTTCCGGTTTTGGCATCGATTCGCAATCATCTGCGCGAGGCGGCCGCCACCCTGGGGGCGTCTCCGCGCCAGGTGCTCCGCAAGATCGATTTCCCGATCGCCGCCAAGGCACTCGCCGCCGGTGGAGGATTGGCCTTCGCCGTCTCGCTCGGCGAGTTTGGAGCAACCAGTTTTATCGCCCGTCCGAGCGCACCAACCTTGCCGGTGGCTATCTTCCGATTTCTCGCTCGGCCGGCCGAGGCAAGTTTCGGTAAGGCGATGGCTATGAGCACCATTCTGATGCTGGTTACGGCAGTCGTGATTCTGGCTATCGATGGGTATCGGGCAGGGGACCTCTAATGCTGAACCTACGAGACGTCTCGGCAGCCCTAGGCGGAGTCACCATCGTCCATGACGTCGATCTGCAGGTTGCGGATGGCGAGATCGTCGGGTTGCTTGGGCCAAGCGGAGCGGGAAAGTCCACACTGCTGAGAGTGATCGCCGGGCTGGTTCCGCTCACCCAGGGCGTCGTTAAGTGGGCTGGCGAGGACCTGACAAACGTGCCGCCGCACCTTCGCAATTTTGGCTTCATGTTCCAGGACTATGCGCTCTTTCCGCACCGTACGGTTGGTAGAAATGTGGGGTTTGGGCTTGAAATGCAGGGCGTTCCCGACGATCAGATTGCTTCGAAAGTGGGGACCTCCCTGGATTGGGTTGGACTGTCCGGAATGGAAAAACGGGCGGTATCGTCGCTGTCGGGCGGCGAGCAACAGCGAGTTGCCTTGGCCAGGGCGTTGGCCCCCAAACCTCGACTACTTCTACTTGATGAGCCGGTCGGCTCATTGGATCGGGAGCTGCGAACCCGGCTGATCGACGAACTGGCCGACATGCTTCGAGAGCGGGAGCTAACGACCATCGTCGTGACACACGACCAAGGTGAGGCGTTCGGACTGGCCGACCGTGTGGCAGTAATGCGTAACGGTCGAATCGTTGCCTGCGCCGCCCCCGACAGACTGTGGAGGGAACCGCCAGACGAATGGACAGCCCGCTTTTTGGGGATGACCAACATTGTCGACGATCCCCAAAGAGGCAAAGTGCTGGTCCGGCCCGAAGCAATCTCGATCGATCCTAAGGGCGAACCTGCCACCATCGAGTCGGTGTCGTTCGACGAGGGGCGCTACCGCCTGGTCACGACCACCGCTTCCGGGAGACGGCTCACGTTTACCACCGCCACGGCTTTCACTCCCGGAGAAGAGATTCTTATCTCCATCGACCCTACCGGAGTCGTTGACCTGTCGAACTGACAGCGATATATGATCGACGGATGTCGACCACACCCGGTATCGCCGTCAATGCCGAGAGCGTCAATCCTCTCCTCAGAGACCTTGCACGCGGAGCCTGACCAGCACAAGACCGTTGCGCGAGACGCTCAGCGGGATTGGTCACGGCGTCCATCAATGCCCCGGCCGTGACATGATCACTATCCGGAAGGAGATCGTCCGGAATGGGCTCTAGAGTGCCGGGTATGACAGAGATGGGAACGGATTGGCGGGTGGTCGATGGCGTTGCGACGGCATGGTTCGACGCGCGTTCGCTGATCGAGGG
It includes:
- a CDS encoding ABC transporter ATP-binding protein; translated protein: MLNLRDVSAALGGVTIVHDVDLQVADGEIVGLLGPSGAGKSTLLRVIAGLVPLTQGVVKWAGEDLTNVPPHLRNFGFMFQDYALFPHRTVGRNVGFGLEMQGVPDDQIASKVGTSLDWVGLSGMEKRAVSSLSGGEQQRVALARALAPKPRLLLLDEPVGSLDRELRTRLIDELADMLRERELTTIVVTHDQGEAFGLADRVAVMRNGRIVACAAPDRLWREPPDEWTARFLGMTNIVDDPQRGKVLVRPEAISIDPKGEPATIESVSFDEGRYRLVTTTASGRRLTFTTATAFTPGEEILISIDPTGVVDLSN